In the genome of Polaromonas vacuolata, the window TTGAAAAATGGAACAAGCTACTGTTTTATCCCACTCTGTATGAGGGATTCGAATATTCGAGCAACGTCATTTATACAGGGGCTGCACCCAACCAAAACAGCGTTCAGCTTGCCGAGTTCATGACTTCTAACTTTGGTTGCCGTGTGTACCTGATTGGTTCAGACTACATCTATCCTTATGAGTCGAACCGTATCATGGGCGAATTGGTCCAGCAACGACAAGGCAGAGAGAAACTTGCGGAGCGATACATGCCGCTCAATGCGACAGAGAAGGACTTTGTCGAAGTCATGGCCGACATTCACAACAAGAAACCAGACTTCATCTTTTCGACCGTGGTCGGCGAGTCCACTGCAGCGTTGTACCGAGCCTATTCCGATGCCGGGTTTGATCCCAAGACTATGCCTATTGCCAGCTTAACGACTTCAGAAGCAGAGATTTCTCAAATGGAGCGCGGCATGGCAACTGGTCACTACACTTCTGCGCCTTACTTCCAGTCCATCCAGTCAGAGGTCAATCTCCGATGTCTCGCGCGGCTGCGCCAACGTTTTGACGGATTCAGCGTACCCAATCTTTGCTGGGAGGCATCCTATTTCCAGATGCATATTTTTGCGAACGCATTGCGCCGCTCCGGTAATGAAGGCATTGCTCAACTTATTCCGCATATTTTGGGTAGCGAATTTGACGCTCCCCAAGGGCGCATCAAAATCGATCCTGCAAACCATCACACTTGCTTATACCCCCGCATTGGACGCGTCGATGCAGAGGGTCAATTCACGATTGTGCGCCAAGCGACACGCTCGGTTTACCCTGATCCTTATTTGGTCACGCATTCACTGGGTGACTGGGCTGCCAAACTAGAAACGTTGGAGCACTGATGAGCGACAGTAGTGCTACGCGCAGCACATTGCGGGTGACGCCTCCGCAACTCAAAGAGCTACGTGCACTCAAAATTATTGTGATTCATCCTGATGATGCGGACGGCATGCAGTTGACTCAGCAGCTACAACGCATCGGTTGCCAGGTGCAAGCTTTCTGGCCTCCCGTACAGATTTTACCTACGGGCATCGACATCGTCTTCATGGCCGTGCGGCCCGACACCATTGGTTTGCGATTTGAATGGATACAGAGTGAAGATGCTCCGACCGTGATTGCAGTAGTGACATATGAAAATCCAACGATTATTGACGCTGTTCTAGCCTTAGGTGCTCAGGCAGTTCTACCTTCGCCGGTTCGTTCATTTGGATTATTAACAGCATTGGTTCTCGCTCGCGAAACCCACAAGGAAAATCGGTCATTGACACGCCGATTACGCAAGGTAGAAGCTAAACTGCTTGGGGCTCGGCATTTATCAGAGGCAAAAACAATTCTAATGAAAACGCACAACGTTTCCGAATCGCAAGCCTACGATCTAATTCGTGATCAAGCCATGAGCAAGCGCACAACAATAGAAGACGTCGCCGCGGCTATCGTTCATGCTAGTGAAGTTTTGTCACTTGGCAGGCGGTGAGCCTGTTGATAAAGTAATAAAAAAGATATAAAAAGGCAGGAAAAACTTCAACTCGATAAATGTCGAACGACATATTAATATAGTTCGAAGCAACTTCAGACCTAGCTAACTTACTAAGAAGCATAGCCTTATAAAAGAAGTTGATACAAATTTTTAAAATCGAATGAGCCTTACAAGCCAATGTTTAAATGCATGCGGATACGATTTTAATAAAAAAATCTATGTGCTCAAAGATTACCCACTTAGTTTGCTCTCGAGTTGCGAAGTATTCACCGTAAATAGCTTGCTTTTTCAGCGTAGCAAAAAAGACTCTACTAAGGCTTCATTCCAACAATTTTCTATCCTACTCATGCCGCGGATTCAAGTCTGAAGTGCAACTTTGAAATTAACCGTACGGGTGGGTGAGATGTGAGAGCATCCAAGCTTCCCGACTACCAAGTCAAAGTTGACCAGAATGATTTACACACACCTCACCCGTGACGAACGTTACCAGATTGCAATCCTCGTCAAAGCAAACTTCAATCAAAGTGAAATTGCAAAAATGATGGACCGTGATAAATCGAGCATCAGCCGTGAGTTGCGTCGTAACCGCGGTCTACGAGGCTATCGCCCTAAGCAGGCAAATGACAAAGCCCAAGAACGTAGACTTGCCTGCGCCAATAGTCCTAGAGTTGCTGACTCGACATGGGCTGTAGTGGAGGAAAAGTTGGCTGAGGCTTGGAGCCCCGAGCAAATCAGCGGCCACCTCGAAGCTAGCCACCAACCCGGTGTTAGCTATGAGAGCATTTACCAGTACATCTACGCTGACAAACGCGCGGGCGGCACCTTGCATAAAACACTGCGTTGCCAGAAGACGCGAAAAAAACGCAGCAGTGGCCGTGAACGGCGCGGCACCATCTCTCACCAGGTCTCAATAGAACTGCGACCCGACATCGTGCTTGAGCGTGCGCGCTTTGGCGACTGGGAGGCTGATCTGGTGATTGGTGCCGGGCAGAAGCAAGCACTAGTGACGATTAATGAGCGTGTCTCTCGCTATTCAATAATTTTCCACGTGCCATTCAAAACAGCGCAAGCCGTAGGGGACGCGTTAATCACTTTACTCAAACCGTTCGCTCATTGCGTGCACACTCTCACGACTGATAACGGCAAGGAATTTGCCCAGCATGAACGAATAGCTTCTGCGCTGAGTGCAGATTTCTTTTTCGCCCATCCATACGCCTCGTGGGAGCGTGGGGCGAACGAGAATATGAACGGTTTGATTCGCCAGTTTTTCCCAAAGGGGATGCGCTTTAATTGCATCACCGACGATGACATTGCTTTAGCGATGCACAGGCTCAATCATCGTCCTAGAAAATGTTTAGGGTATCGAACGCCGCATCAGGTTTTTATGGAACAGTTAGAGTCCTATCAGCATACGGTTGCACTTCAAGCTTGAATCCGCCTGCGTTAAACAAGCCATTTTTCCCTGAATATTTTCAGTATGCATTTGACACGTGTCGCGAGCCTAGCGCAGTTCACATATAAGCGTCAGCGCTGATTGAATTCAGCACCCCCAGTGGCTCAGTTTTTGGTCAGCGCTAACACTTTGCTACAGTTGCTCTGGTACAAAGACACTGGAAAAACCAACGGCATTATCTACTTACTCAGACTACGGTAGTCGAGTCCGCTTGAAGGCCGGTTCAAGTCGGCAAGACTCGAACGTCTTTGCGGCGTACGACGCGACACTGGCGTAAATGCAGGTAAAACCGGATGTACGACTTTGCTCCGCCCTAAGCGTAAATCTTCAAGGTACTCAGCCCACGTCTGCATCATCTCAACCCGTAGTTTGATGAACTCTGTGCGGTTGTATGCCGTCCCGTTAGCGTCCTTCACAGCATGTGCCAGTTGCGCCTCAACCACGGACTCTGGGATTTGCAGCATCTCCACAATCAGCGTTCGCGCTGTGGCCCTAAAGCCATGAGCAGTTGTCTGGCTTGACGAATAGCCCATGAGCCGCATAGCCTTGTTCAAGGTATTTTCAGACATGAATCGGCCCGGACGCCCTTCTGCCGGAAATACCTGTCCGGTATCGCCAGTTTTTGCGAATAACTTTTCAAGCACCGCTACCGCCTGCGTAGCCAGCGGCACAAGATGCGGTTGGCCGTTGTGTTTTTGATCTTTGGTTCGCTTCATGCGGATGGACGGTATGTACCACAAGCCGTGGTCCAGATCGAATTCCTCCCATCGCGCCAACCGAAGTTCACCGGGTCGGACCATCAGCATGGGTGCTAGCTGCAACGCAGATCGAACAACGAATGTTCCTGCATATTGTTCAATGGCCTTGAGTAAATCGGCCAATTCATCAGGTTTAGTGATGGCTGGAAAATGCCGCACAGGGGGTCGCTTGAGAGCATCACGGATATCTTGGCACGGGTCGCGTAAGTCGGCCCCTTCAGCAATCGCGAACCGGAAAACCGACGAGCAATGCTCGCGCAGACGGTGAGCAGTCTCAAGCCTATCGTTAGCCTCGACAGCCCTACAGGCGTCCAAAATCATTTTCGGCGTGATCGTCTCCAGCGGCTTGCCGCCAAAGCGAGGCATGCCGTGAAGTTCAAGGCGCCGGATGACTTTGGAACTGTAGCTATCGACCCATTGGTCTTTTTTGACGGCAAACCAGCGCCTGGCCACCGCCTCAAAGCTTCCTTCAGGCGCAAGGCCCGCATTAGCCCGTTTTTCGGTCTCGATGGATGCCAGTTGTACAGACCTGATCTGTCGACGCTCTTGCGACGGATTCAGACCACCTGCAAGGGTGGCTCTGGCCTTTGCCGACTTTTGCCGGGCCATGACCAGATCAACATCGGGATGGACGCCAAGACTTAAGGTCTTGCGCCTGCCCTCATGTGTGTAATCTAGCCGCCAATAATGCGTATCGCCACTTGCGAAGGGAAGCAGATAAAGCCCCCCACCGTCGTTGAGCCGTTTGGCCCCACGTTTAAGCGCGTGAATAACGCGCTCGCCCTTAATCAATTCCAGTGCCATTGCCTGACTCCATTGCAACACGCGTCCCGGTCGGGTCGAGGTGATGCGGCGAATCTGCTGTGCCTAATGCTGTAAAAAAAGTTACTGCAAAAGTTACTGCATATTGACTGCAAAAAGCGTTGGTTTTGGGCTGTTGGACCGGATCGCAACAGACAACAAAAAAGCCCTAAGTTATTGAAAACAAAGGGCTTTTTTGGTTTTCATGACGCTTTGAAAAATCATGAAAAAATCAGTATGGTGGCCTGGGGCGGAATCGAACCACCGACACAAGGATTTTCAATCCTCTGCTCTACCGACTGAGCTACCGGGCCAAGCCTCAGAGTATATATCACCCAAGAGGGCTTCCTGAGCAAAAAGCCATAAAAACCTAAACGATCTTAGGCAACGCTGCGTTTTCCGCGCGAAAGGTCTACGCCTAGTTGTTTGAGCTTGCGGTAAAGGTGGGTGCGCTCTAGACCGGTTTTTTCTGCGACGCGAGTCATTGAGCCGCCTTCCTTGGCCAAATGAAACTCGAAATAGGCTTTTTCGAACTCGTCGCGGGCATCGCGCAAAGGCTTTTCCAACACGAAGCTTTGGGTGGCCTGCGGGCCTAGGTCTATGACCGGGGGCAACGCAATACTCATTAAGGCGGTGTCCGCCATCACGTCGGAAGGCCGCACAACTGTGCCTAGTGGCACTACTTTGCGGCCTATGGAGCGGCTCAAGCCTTGCTCGACAGCTTTTAGCAGTTTTTGTAGCGTGATCGGCTTTTCTAGAAATGCCAACGCACCTATCTTGGTGGCCTCTACTGCCGTGTCTATGGTGGCGTGGCCGCTCATCATGATGACGGGCATGGTCAGCAGTCCACTGGCCGACCATTCCTTCAGCAAGGTGACGCCGTCGGTGTCGGGCATCCAGATGTCTAGCAAGACCAAGTCTGGCTTCATACGAAGGCGGGCGGCTCTGGCTTGGGCTGCGTTTTCAGCGCTCTCTACCTGATGACCTTCATCGTTAAGAATTTCTGACAGTAGGTCGCGAATACCTAACTCGTCATCGACCACCAAAATATTTGCCATGATTTAATTAATGCTCTCAAAACTGGTATTTGTACTAAATAAATGCCTACAAATGTTGCCAAATGTATATCTAAACTACGACAGCAAAAGACAATGATACTTGAGCGCCCCGCACCTGCCCATCTTCAACGCGGTTAGAAATGTCTATGCGCGCCCTATGCTCGTCAGCAATTTTCTTTACTACCGCCAGCCCCAGTCCCGTGCCTTTGACTTTAGTCGTTACATAGGGCTCAAAAGCGCGCTTGAGAATGTACTCTGGAAAGCCGGTTCCGCGATCTCGCACCGATAAGCGCACACGCCGTGTAGCGGCAATAAAATCGGTTTTGATGGTGACCTTGCCGTCGGGTTTCCCCTCATGCGCATCCTGTGCATTTTGTAGCAAATTGTGAATGACTTGACGCAACTGCTGCTCATCTCCGAGCACTTCAGGCGCTTGCTCATCGAGCTCACAGAACACTGGCACCAAGGCGTTTTCAGAGCCGTATAAACACAATACGTCGTTGATCAAGGCGTTCAGGTTGACCGGCTTTAGCTCAGCAGCAGGCAAGCGTGCGTAGTCGCGAAACTCATTGACCAAGCGCTTCATGGCGTCGACCTGATCGACTATGGTTTTGACCGACTTGGTCAGCAGTGCCTGCTCAGGCTCGCCCAGCTTGCCGGTGAGTTTCATCTCCAGCCGTTCAGCCGAGAGTTGGATTGGGGTGAGTGGATTTTTGATCTCGTGCGCCAGCCGCCGTGCGACCTCGCCCCAGGCTTGGGCGCGTTGGGCTGAGACCATTTCTGAGACATCGTCAAAAACCAGTAAATACTCTTCAGCACCCGGCATTTTTGCGCCGCGTGCAATTAGCGTAGTGGCGGTGTCTTGCGCACCCAGCGCAGCGGCATTGAGCTCAAACGATTGTTGCCACTGCTCTTGGCCGTGGGTTGCACCATCTACCAAATAGTCGCGGCGAAAGTTTTCAAACTGCTGCTGAACTTCTCGGGCAAACGACTCTAGCCCAGCGACCTCGCCCAGCAACTGGCCGTGATGGGCTGCTAGCGGCAGGCGCAATATGCGGGTAGCGCCAGGATTGCTGGAATGAATCCGGCCAGCGGCGTCCAGTACGATGACGCCAGCTGTGAGGTTATCCAGTATGGTTTGCAAATTCACTCGCGCAGCATCGACTTGGCTCATGCTTTGCTGCACTGCCGTGCGGGCGTCAGCCAGCTGCTGCGTCATGTCGGCAAAAGAGCGGGTCAGCCCGCCTAGCTCATCGCGGCCCGCCAACACCGCTTTGGGCGTGAGGTCGCCACTGGTCACCTGGCGCACGCCTTCGGCCAGCAGCAATAGCGGTTTGGCCAGTTGATTTCCCAAAATGACGGCTAACAATACCGCACCAAACACCGCCAAGAAAAGACTGAGCGTGAGTGTGCCTATATACATTTTTCGCAGACCACCACGGGCTAAGGCGCGCTCTTGGTATTCGCGGTTGGCCTCTTGCACAGCGATGGCATTGGCGACCAGAGTGGGTGGAATATTGACTGTGATTTGCAAAAATCGCGTCTCACCCAATAGGCCAACATTCGGATTATTGACCACGGCCAGCGCTTTAATACGCGCAGGCGTGGCGATGCTGGGCGGCGCAAAAACGCCGCTGGCGAGCTCTCCAATGCCGCTAGAAGTCATCTCGTCCAGCCCCTCTATCTGGGTGACGACGCGCTGCAAACGCGCGGCACGAAACTGCTGCGTGGCGGGTCGCTCGGGGTTGATAGTGAAACGCGACGCACCGACGCTAGAGATGACTTGGCCGGAGGCTGACCACAGCACCAGATCGCTGGCTGAGAGCTGGTCGCGCAGGCGCTCTAGCGTTAAACCGACAGAAGCATCGGGAAGTTCAGCAATCTGCGTGGCCGCCTGACGCGTCTTGCTGGATAAATCGAGCGCCATTTGGTCTAGCGTAGCCCGACCCAGATTCAGGCCAGCGTCCAGCGCGCCTTCGACCTTGACGTCAAACCAACTTTCAATCGAGCGCGAAACAAACTGATAAGACACCACATAAATCATCAAGCCGGGAGCCAGACCCACTAGCGCAAAAATCGCCGCTAGTTTTAGCAGCAGCCGACTGCCAAAGCGGCCGCGACGCAAACGAAACAGCAAGCGCAGCACAATCCAGCCAATCACCAACAGCAGCAAAGCAGCGACGACGACGTTGAGAATGAGCAAGCGCTCGTAATTGCGCTCGTAAAGCTCGCGGTTGCCCGTCGCTTGGGTCAATAAAAACATCAACACCAAGCCTAAAGCCACTACTGCACCGACCCCTACGCCTACAGTCCAACGAAAAGCGCGGCTGTTTTTGATGGGCGGATTGTGAGGCTCGCTCACGGCGTAGCCTTGGATTTATCTATCACTGGCGGGCGAATGCGCTCTAACTGCAGGCGTTCGCTGGCGCTAACTGAAATCGTCCAGTCTTTTTGTCCGGCCACACCGATCTGAAAAGGTCTTGGCAGCTGGGACAAATCGAGTTGAAAGCTAAAGTTCAGCTTGTGCGGCAAATCTGGATTAATTTCACTGATGTCAGCGATGCGCCAACGCGCTAAGCGCTGCACCGCAGCCAAGGCTTCAGGCAAGCTGTCGTAGTTCTGATTCAAAGTGGCGCGTAAACCAGTGGAACTCTCCACCAGACCGGTGACGATATTGACGCGAAAGCGCCGGGTCAGCGGCTGAAAGGCTAGGCGTATGGTGCGGGTTGCGCCTGCGACGCGCCGGTCGGTCCAATACCAGCGGTCGCGATAGATGTCGGCCTCGACCAGAAACAACATAGGAATGCCTTTCAAGAGGGCATCCTCAACCGCCAGCGGCAATTCAAAATTCACCAACGCAGACAGGTAGATGCCGTCGTCGGCGCTTTCAACCTTGAGTTGACTTAGCTCTGCGGCCCTAAGGAGGTGCGCGCTGAACAGCACACACAGCAGCAGGGGCAACAGCCAGAAAATGCGCAGGCGTCGCACCAGCAGATCAACTCTGACGTTTTTCAAGTGCTGCGTAATAAAAGCCATCATGTTCACGCATTAAATTGTCCAACATAGCAGTGCCAACAGCGCTAGTTTGCGGCAGTAAATGACCTGGTGAGGGCATTAACTGTGCATCAGTGTGGCGTGAGACAAACGTTTGCACTTGACTCTGACCCTCAGCGCGGAAAACCGAGCAAGTGCAGTAGACCAGTCGGCCACCGGGTTTGAGCAAAGGCCAGAGAGATTCGAGCAACTGGGTCTGAATACTGGCGAGTTGACCTATGTCTGTAGGCCGGCGCAACCAGCGCACATCGGGGTGACGCCGCACTATGCCAGAGGCGGTGCAAGGCGCGTCCAGCAAAATCGCGTCAAAAGCGTGGCCATCCCACCAAGCTCTTGGCCGGGCCGCATCGCCAATGACTATTTTTGCCGTCAAACCCAGCCGTGCTAAATTGTGGGCCACGCGTTCACAGCGGCGTGCATCAATGTCTAGTGCCACTACGTCAGCATCGGCCAGTTCCAGCAAATGCGCCGTTTTACCGCCAGGCGCCGCGCAGGCGTCCAAGATACGTAGCCGCGGCTGACCGGGTAATGCAGCCTTCAGTCCCGGCTGTCCGCCCTCTGGCCCACCTTCTGGCAAGCCTTCGAGAAGCAGCGGTGCGGCCATCTGGGCAGCAGCGTCTTGAACCGAAAACCAGCCCAGATCAAAGCCTGGCAATGACGGCACAGACTGGGCGTTAGCCAGCACAATGCCGGCTTGACCGACGGCTGTGGCCTCAATGCCCGCATCATGTAGCACTTGCAGATAAGCAGCTTGGGTGGTTTTACGCACGTTGATACGCAAGATTAATGGTGCCCGGGTGTTGTTGGCGCGCAGTATGTCTTGCCACTGGTTGGGATGGTCTAGTCGCACCCGGTCTATCCACCACTGCGGATGATTCCAGACGGCTTGGGGATTGCGCTCGGTCACTGCAACCAGCGCTGCCTGCTCGCGCAGGAATCTGCGCAAACAACCATTAATAAAACTCGCTTGATGCTTGGTCGCGTCGCTGCGCTTGGCCGCTTCTACGGCTTGATCGACCAAGGTGTAAGCGGTGTAGGCTGGACCGTCGTGTGGCGCGCCATCAACTTGCCAAGCTAACGCCAGCACCACGCAAAGCAGTGCGTCGGCTTCTGGCGGTGGTGGTCGGCTGACCAGTTGCATGCGCAGCGCCTCAGCGCGGCCTAGCCAACGCAGAGTATGAAAGCCCAGCGATTGCACGCCAGGCCGTAGCTGGCTGTCCACATCTTCCAGCGCAGCCGTCAGCGACTGCCCGTCTCGCACTGCCATCAAAAGGGAGGCTGCGCCTTGTAGCTGGCGCCAGAGGGGAACTTGGGTCGGGTTGTCTTGCATAAATTTCGAAGAAGGCCAGCCCTTTTAATGGTCAGGACTGTGGGGTAATAAAGGCTGCCCGAGAACAGGCGGCGTAGGCAACACGAAAGGCTTGGATGATGTTGCCGGCTATGACAGTATTAGACCAGCGTATCAGCCCAAATATTTTTCGCCCAATTGATCGCGTAACTGCCCTCGATCTCACTAGGCTGGCTGCACACCTGGCCAGCGCCAGCAACGGATCTGAATGTTTTCTCGGCCACGATGTATTCGTACACGCTGGCCTCATGAATTCCACGCCGGCCATCCACAAAGCTATAGCAGGTGTCAGTCAGCATAGGGGCAGGATTGATATCCCGTCCAGCCAATTCAGCGACGATGGCGGCGGCGGCCACCTTGCCGTGGTGGTTAGCCATGTGGGCACTTTTAGGCATGGCCGGCGCGACTTGTATTGCGTCACCCAGCACATGCACGTCCTTGGCGACGGTGGACTCAAAGTTTAGAAAATTCACGCCGCACCAACGTTGATTGGCTTGATTATTCAGCCCCGCTTTAATGGCAATGCCGCAGGCGCGCATGGGTGGCAACACATTGAGTACATCGGCTTTTACCGCGTCTTGAAAATCAAAATAGACCATGCCGGTCTTGCCATCGACCGATGACACATTGTGGCTGCAGCGGTAGTCGAGAATGCCAGCGTAGTCTTCAGCCCAGACTTTTTTAAACAGCGCGGCTTTAGAGACCACGTCCGGATTCGCATCCAATATCAAGACCTTGCTGCGCGGTTTTTCGGCTTTGAAGTAAGCCGCCACTAATGAAGCTCGCTCGTACGGGCCAGGTGGACAGCGGTATGGCGCTGGGGGAATGGTAATGGCGTAGACGCCGCCGTCAGGCATGTCAGCGAGTTGCTGGCGCAGCGCTGCGGTTTGCGCGCCAGCCTTCCAAGCATGCAAAATCTGGCCCGAGGCGTTGCCAGCGACCAAGCCCTGTATCGCATCCAACTGCAAGTCAACACCGGGGGACAGCACCAACTTGTCATAGCCTATGCTGACGCCACTGGCCAAGGTGACGGTTTTTTTAGCGCTATCAATCGCACTGACGTAATCACGCACCAGCGTCACGCCGTGGTTTTTACTCAAGCTGGCGAAGGGCATAGTGATGTCAGCCATCTGCCAGCGCCCACCCACCACCAGATTGGACATGGGGCTGGACACAAAGGCCGTTTGTGGCTCAATCAAAACCACCTCAATTTTGTAGCCGCTAAGTAAGCGCACATACTTGGCCGCCGTAGCGCCGCCAAACCCGCCACCAATGACCACAACCGTGGCCTTGGACGGCATTCCGGCGGCAATCACGTTGCCGCCCAAGCCGATCAGAGCGAGGGCAGCAGAAGACTGCAAAAGGGCTCGGCGCCTCAGGCCAGTGGTAGCTAGAAATACAGGGACTGTTTTGGGTTTCATTGGACTTATTTTTTTGTGCAAAGAAGCACGCAGGGCAAAAAATACGCTGGAGCCAGGATAAGGTCAAATTAATGAGCAGAAGCAGAGCAAGCATGAAGGCGAAAAACAGCAGCCAGCGTGTGGTTTGCGATCTGGCCTGAACTTGTCGTTCAAATTCGCACGGCTGATTTAATAAATTAAATTAAAGATTAGTACGAATAGCTTGTCGTTCGGCAGCGCTTTCGGTCTCACGCAACACCAGCGCGGGTGAGAACCTAAACAGTCTTGCCACCAGCACAGCAGGAAACTGAGCTCGGGCGTTGTTGTAATCGAGTACCGCATCGTTATAAGCTTGGCGCGAGAAAGCCACTTTGTTTTCAGTGCTGGCCAGCGCTTCGGAAAGCTCACGGATAGTGGCATCTCCCTTTAATGCGGGATACGACTCAGACACGGCGAAGAACTGACCCAGCTTGCCGTCTAACACTTGCTCGGCCGCCGACAACGCGCTCACGGCTTGGGCATTGGTGGGACGACTACGCACGGCTTCGCTAGCGGTTTTAGCAACATTACGCGCTAACGTGACGGTCTCAAGGGTTTCATTTTCATGCCGCAAGTACTTTTTAGCAGCTTCTACCAAGTGGGGTATTAAGTCATAGCGACGTTTGAATTGAACATCGATCTGCGCAAAAGCGTTGGCGATCGCGTTCTTGAGTCTAACCAAGCGGTTGTAGGCACCGACGACCCAGCAAACCAGCACGACGCAGATGACGAGGAGAGTGATGGATTGAGCTGACACAAGCGCTTTCGTTTTTATATTGAAAACTTAGCTTAGCGGTTTTTAACCCCGACTTGTAGGCAGAGCGATCACAAAAAATCCGTTAGTTAAAACATGCAAAAAAAATGCCCCGCAAGCGGCGAAGCTTGCGGGGCATGGCAGAAGCGGGTTGATCAGACCTGCTTCAAGCGCAGCGCTTGATTACTCAGTCGCTGGGCCTTCGCTCTGTGATTCTGTGACTGCACTGGTTTCCATTTCAGCCGCTTCAGATTCGGAGATGGCGCGGCGCTCGGCGTCGTCCATCAAGTCCTTGGCTTTGCGGGCATCGTGGTAAGCCATGCCGGTACCGGCTGGGATTAAGCGGCCAACGATCACGTTTTCTTTCAAACCGCGCAGCTCGTCGCGCTTGCCCATGATGGCAGCCTCGGTGAGCACGCGAGTGGTTTCCTGGAAGGAAGCCGCAGAAATAAACGAATCCGTTGACAACGAAGCTTTGGTAATACCGAGCAACAAATTGGTATAGGTCGCTGGCAGTTTGTTGGCCGCACGCAATGCATCGTTGTTGTCAAACAGCGATGAACGCTCGACTTGCTCACCGGCGATATAGGTTGAATCACCCACATTGTCGATAACCACACGGCGCAGCATCTGACGAACAATCACTTCAATGTGTTTGTCGTTAATCTTCACGCCTTGCAGGCGGTAAACGTCCTGCACTTCGTCAACGATGTAGCGGGCCAACTCTTCCATGCCGAGCAAACGCAAGATGTCTTGCGGATCGGCCGGGCCGTCCACAATTGACTCGCCCTTGTTCACAACTTGGCCTTCGTGAACCAGAATGTTCTTTTCCTTTGGAACCAAGTCTTCCCAGACCTTGCCTTCAGGATCAGTAATTTGCAAGCGGACCTTGCCCTTGGTTTCCTTACCGAAAGACACGGTACCCGTCATCTCGGCGAGTGTGCCCTTGTCTTTTGGCGTACGGGCTTCGAACAGCTCGGCAACACGCGGTAAACCGCCGGTGATGTCGCGCGTCTTCTGGCCTTCGACAGGGATACGCGCCAGCACTTCGCCAGGGCCAACTTCTTGTCCGTCACGCACCTGAACCAAAGAGCCGATTTGGAAGCCAATCGTCACAGCATGATCGGTGCCCGGGATCTTGACTTCATTGCCAGTTG includes:
- a CDS encoding NAD(P)/FAD-dependent oxidoreductase; this encodes MKPKTVPVFLATTGLRRRALLQSSAALALIGLGGNVIAAGMPSKATVVVIGGGFGGATAAKYVRLLSGYKIEVVLIEPQTAFVSSPMSNLVVGGRWQMADITMPFASLSKNHGVTLVRDYVSAIDSAKKTVTLASGVSIGYDKLVLSPGVDLQLDAIQGLVAGNASGQILHAWKAGAQTAALRQQLADMPDGGVYAITIPPAPYRCPPGPYERASLVAAYFKAEKPRSKVLILDANPDVVSKAALFKKVWAEDYAGILDYRCSHNVSSVDGKTGMVYFDFQDAVKADVLNVLPPMRACGIAIKAGLNNQANQRWCGVNFLNFESTVAKDVHVLGDAIQVAPAMPKSAHMANHHGKVAAAAIVAELAGRDINPAPMLTDTCYSFVDGRRGIHEASVYEYIVAEKTFRSVAGAGQVCSQPSEIEGSYAINWAKNIWADTLV
- a CDS encoding DUF4390 domain-containing protein; amino-acid sequence: MMAFITQHLKNVRVDLLVRRLRIFWLLPLLLCVLFSAHLLRAAELSQLKVESADDGIYLSALVNFELPLAVEDALLKGIPMLFLVEADIYRDRWYWTDRRVAGATRTIRLAFQPLTRRFRVNIVTGLVESSTGLRATLNQNYDSLPEALAAVQRLARWRIADISEINPDLPHKLNFSFQLDLSQLPRPFQIGVAGQKDWTISVSASERLQLERIRPPVIDKSKATP
- the rsmB gene encoding 16S rRNA (cytosine(967)-C(5))-methyltransferase RsmB; this translates as MQDNPTQVPLWRQLQGAASLLMAVRDGQSLTAALEDVDSQLRPGVQSLGFHTLRWLGRAEALRMQLVSRPPPPEADALLCVVLALAWQVDGAPHDGPAYTAYTLVDQAVEAAKRSDATKHQASFINGCLRRFLREQAALVAVTERNPQAVWNHPQWWIDRVRLDHPNQWQDILRANNTRAPLILRINVRKTTQAAYLQVLHDAGIEATAVGQAGIVLANAQSVPSLPGFDLGWFSVQDAAAQMAAPLLLEGLPEGGPEGGQPGLKAALPGQPRLRILDACAAPGGKTAHLLELADADVVALDIDARRCERVAHNLARLGLTAKIVIGDAARPRAWWDGHAFDAILLDAPCTASGIVRRHPDVRWLRRPTDIGQLASIQTQLLESLWPLLKPGGRLVYCTCSVFRAEGQSQVQTFVSRHTDAQLMPSPGHLLPQTSAVGTAMLDNLMREHDGFYYAALEKRQS
- a CDS encoding LemA family protein — protein: MSAQSITLLVICVVLVCWVVGAYNRLVRLKNAIANAFAQIDVQFKRRYDLIPHLVEAAKKYLRHENETLETVTLARNVAKTASEAVRSRPTNAQAVSALSAAEQVLDGKLGQFFAVSESYPALKGDATIRELSEALASTENKVAFSRQAYNDAVLDYNNARAQFPAVLVARLFRFSPALVLRETESAAERQAIRTNL